The genomic window tgcacccaccatatctacatggaggaagatgcaaaaccaatgaggcagccccagaggaggttgaatcctcacatgcaagaggtggtaaggggtgaagttctgaagctacttcaagcagggatcatatatcccatttcagatagcttgtgggtgagcccaaccgaagtagtcccaaagaaatctggaattactgtgatctagaatgaaaaaggagaggaagtctctacacgtcttacctcaggatggagagtgtgtatagactacaggaggttAAATTCAATAACTaagaaggaccatttcccattgcctttcatggactaAGTCCTTAAGAGAGTCTCAGGgcatcctttctactgttttctggatggttactcggggtacttccaactagagattgatttggaagatcgggaaaagacaaccttcacttgcccctttggtacttttgcctataggaggatgccctttggtctatgtaatgcacctgcaactttccaaatatgtatgctaagcatcttcagtgatatggtagagcgcatcatggaagtcttcatggatgacatcactgtatatggaggtTCTTataaggagtgtttgttgcatttagaaactgttctccaaagatgtattgagaaagacctagtgctaaattaggaaaagtgtcattttatggtacaacaaggaattgtcttaggacatataatctccaagaatggcattgaggtagataaggcaaagatggagctaattgttaagttaccacctcccacaaatgttaaaggaattaggcaattcctaggacatgtcgggttctataggaggttcattaaggatttctcaaaaatctcaaaacctctttgtgaactcttggtaaaggatgccaagtttgtgtgggataagaaatgtcagaagagttttgaggaactgaagcaattcctcacaactgtaccaatagtgagagccccaaattggaaattaccttttgaggtaatgtatgatgcaagtgatcttgctatgggggctgttttggggcaaagagaagatggaaaaccctatgtgatttattatgcaagcaaaactttgaatgaggctcaaaggaactacataactactgagaaggagttgttggcagtagtttttgctttggataagtttcgtgcctatttggtagggtcctttatagtggtgttcactgaccattctgctctgaagtacttgctaaccaagcaagatgccaaggcaagattgataagatggatccttttgcttcaagaattcaatctccaaatccgggataagaagggagtagaaaatgtggtagctgaccacttgtcaagacttgtgatagcacatgactcacatggtctacctatcaatgatgacttccctgaagagtctctcatgtcaatagaggtagcttcatggtattctcacattgcaaattacttggttactggagaagttccaagtgagtggagtgcccaagacaagaagcatttctttgctaagatccatgcatattattgggaggagtcttttctcttcaaatattgtgcggatcaaatcataaggaaatgtgttcctgaacaagagcaatcaggaattctatcccattgtcatgatagtgcatgtggaggtcattttgcctcctagaaaacagccatgagagtggtccaatcaggtttttggtggccctctcttttcaaggatgcccactctatgtgcaagggatgtgatcggtgtcaaaggtttgggaagctaacacgccggaatatgatgcccttgaaccccatcttgatagtggatgtctttgatgttcgggggatagacttcataggaccatttccaatgtcatttggacactcctacattttggtgggagtggattatgtctctaagtgggtagaagcaatcccatgtaggagcaatgatcataaggtggttctcaaatttttcaaggaaaacATCTTTTCaaggtttggagtgcctaaggccattatcagtgatggaggaacccactttttCAATAAGCcgtttgagactcttctagccaaatatggggtcaagcacaaggtagctacaccttatcacccttaaacaagtggccaagttgagttagccaaccgggaaatcaagaatatcctgatgaaggtggtgaatgtgaataggaaggattggtctactAAGCTCCTGGATTCATTATAGGCTTATAGGATCGCTtataagaccattcttggaatgtctccttaccgccttgtttatggcaaagcgtgccatctcccagtggaggttgaatataaagcatggtgggcaatcaagaagctcaacatggatttgacaagggccgggttaaagagatgtttggatttgaacgaattggaggaaatgaggaatgatgattacctcaattcaaaaattgtaaaagagaggttgaaaaaatggcatgatcagttggtaaatcagaagaattttaccaagggacaaagagtcttgctttatgactctaaatttcatcttttttccgggaaaattgaaatcaaggtggacaggtcctttcataattcatgacgtgcaatcaaatggagtagtggaactactcaacttcaagagcactcaaactttcaaagtgaatgggcatcgtctcaagccatacATTGAGCCGTTCAAGctagaaaatgaggaaatcaacctccttgagccacataAATCCTGAAcagagaagggttagatggacttggtttcaccaaagtccatgattttgttaaatatgttaatttttaagttttgtaaattattggattgtaattttggttttaaattatgttaattgtaactaactttttgaatgattaaaatcagTAGGAGCAGATTCTTGCCACTCAGGCCCAGCACACTGCCGTCCTGAAGCAGATTCAGCATCATCTTGACAGTACATCAGCTCCTGAGCATACCATTCCCACCTCATCCGGAGCCTCCTACAGGAGAGACCGCTGAGCCATCATTCCacgtcactcaggaggtaccactttctccctatttttcaaacgcttttgtcacattgaggacaatgttgagcttggttgggggaagagttgaggaaggaaatttttgttaataatgctaagttatattggtaatttagttgctttttgcttaaattttaaaatttttaaaagtttttattctactctccatggttattaaggaaagatttttaaaatgaaaagagagaaatgaaatttttgtcttttcatttgacttagagtttgtattatgcttattaaagttgatgaattgttgaaacttctattgaattcaaccttagttcttccactttaagctattcacacactgtgcacaataggttccgagtataagatgaaaaactatttccctcttaacttaggaaaatttagacttggtacctttgacctcatctaatagtgttgggacaacttataaaaggccaatgagcctttgaaaaaagaaagaaagaaaaaatgtttgcttgccttaaaacccgagtaaggtctgaggggtatatggtgaaaatctttaaaacctggtgccctaagccttcattggttgggagtcaccggcctcaatgctcattacaaaggtggatgggtggagtctaacatactgtaggtgctggggtattaaaattcattctcaaaagtccggggtaaaatccgaggagctagtggttgaaagatccttaaagcttgatgccctaaaccttaattggttgggagtcatcgatggacccccgttacatggacaagttagaaaagaatacctttaagccttgtactcctacaatgaaaaaaattgtgaaaaaaaaagaggtgcattcttagcctattggaggttgaccagtttgctaagctttgaaaaagagctaggttggggggagagattagttcaacatactatattcggaagctaataaataacacttagatttttgtggaagagtaaggtttgaccctttgggagtggaaactcttttaaaagcttaaatttgcataatgccttctctttaagaattgtgattagacaagttatttgataactcttgttgaagtttgagttttatttctttaatgttccatgtgagagttagatcatcatgccacttggaaattgttttttcatcagcatgatgttgtaaattataatactgtttatttttatttttctctccttcattgctaagggactagcaatatgtcggttggggggagtgattactactcaaaaagtgttatttgatagcttgtaattaactcttttaaatacttttgagtagtagttatcaccttttaacccaattaacatattaaggacccttacaatcaattctaatcaaattgtgttaagttttggtgttttgatagctttttgatcaccaaagcaatcagagATTAAAGAgaattctttggaatccatggcaaagatgttcGGACACACCATTGGATAACGACGGAACATGGGATGTGACAAGCTTTCGGAATGAAGTTGCAAGGCTTGCTCGCTTTAGTTAATGTTTtccatccggacaacatatccggataggatatgctatcatccgggtgtgatgttcacgaatGCCGAGTGCTTCTCCCAGAAGGAGtccggatgggaaaggaggacgttccgtgcgccgacatttacatccggatatcctatagccggatgggagaggaggacgctTCAACTTCTCCGGATATACATATCCGGACCTTCTGATAACGCTTACCTGCAGaatttttctctcagtatacagtgcagcggtgttctcctgaaccTTCCTGATATTTTCGACCGatatttttgagatattttgggatattttgctttagatatttgttatctaaatccccaaactctacttgtaatccacctatcataggattccttagtttttaagtaagtaaaaagggtgaataaccccatataaatagtttgtaatttcctttacagaAAATATCGAAGAAGGTTGATCTATTATGTAATCAAGAAaagcaagaaatatatttcCAGGGCACTTACTCTGTTTTTCtgtcatatatttgttttctcattagttttcttactagccaaacaagctctgaggaagtttcctcagagaatgagtggctaggcttttagttccttggagttaaggttgcagGGAAAGGTTctaagtgcaagaattagtagctttgtggtttcagtcattaatgaagagaaaatatgatcctttaatgatttctatgtttttagttaacttaaaacaccttcaagtcacttgagcCAGTACTTGGTAAGACACGTGATCTCCGTCTATGGAGATGCACTtatttatctcttgcgagcttttggaaagtgacttggaggtaggattttctagaattgccaacacttggtaagcttttagactccgAGGAGActtccattagttatctcttgcgagcttgagaagggaattccaaagttaaagatcaccttgaatggcaaatgctagatGAGAGGCACGAGctattgcaagttgcatcagtgaaaGGGAATTAGAGATGGAATCCAGTTAAAGGTTACATCTGTACAaaaccggttagagaattgactatatgttaattctctaatgcgaggaaacaaaccaaatgaccggagctctgtttttgtataaggaacctcccctgtgaacctaaaccttcaaggaatgtttttcttcataagtaatttccattactttcttttcggttagtttaaaaccaaacccttttcactcaaacaactttatgttttcttttaaagctaaccttgaaatgaaaaagcaccaactcagctttgaattggtatcagttgtgagttgaaaacccttcccagtgaacgatcctagagccactatgctatagcagctttgtctttgctaccctagttcatggtgtaataggttataaattttgttgattactacctcaatcaaggagcaccaactggacataagtcagctgatacaccgactgggcatgaatcatggGCCCTGTTATTTGATTATGAGAAAGAAGAAGGTATCTCAAGTCTAATAGGGATTCATCTCTGCTGAGTGGGATAAGCCCAGAAAATTTATTATGGGAGAGATCTAGAAAATCCACccctttgattgaaaaaggaatAGACCCTTCAAAGAGGTTGGAACTGAAATCGATCTGTACGGAATCAGGAGTAgaaaaattcaatgaatttggTAACTGACCTTGTAACTGATTGTGAGAAAGACTTAAGTACCGCATATTAAAAGAAGTATTCCAAAACCAATTTGGAATACGACTTGAAATGCTAGCATTTGAGAAATTAAGATATTGGAGGTTCTTCTGAGATTGAAGCCAAGTCGGAAATGCAGGGCCTAAGTGGCATGAACCCATATAAAGAACATTCACCTGGAAAGGGGGAACCCAATTGGGACTGACATTCAAACGGAAAGAATTGGAGTCCATGTATAGAGTCTCCAACTTACTTAGCTTCCAAAAATGTTGTTCAGAGAGACTTCCACTCAATTGATTGGAACCAACATCCAAGAATTGCAATTCTGAAAGCTATCCAATACTATCGGGAAGACTTCCACTCAATTGATtggaataaataattaattgtttCAGTTGAGAAAGTCGTCCAATACTATTTGGGAGACTTCCATTAAGCTTATTCCATTCAAGTCTCATATACTCCAGGTGTCGCAATGTCCCTAAAGAAGCAGGGATGGGACCTGCAAGTTTGTTGTTGGATAAATCGAGTCCTCTAAGATTTTTAAGCTCGCCCAACCAATTTGGCAATTTTCCCATCAATTGATTTTCATACAAGTATAACTCCGTCAAATTAGGCAAAGGACTTTTAGAACTGTAGGTTTCAATTCCCTTGATAATCTCAAGTAAACTTCGATTCAAGTAATTATCACCCAAATCCAAATATTTTAAGTTGCAAAAGTTTCCAAAGAAGCTTGGAATTGGACCTGTAATGAGcaagattaaaaaatatgtattaattaaaattatgtaataaacaaataataaaatagtaaataacaaaataaattaattcatgaacaattaatttaaagaaaagtaggaaaaattattattcttcaTGAATtggtgaataaaaatataaaccaaAGGATTAAGAAATCAAGTTatcaaaagataaatttttattttagcgATGAAAATAAAGCTAGAGAAAACTAGGAATTCaacctagtttaatattttgaaacaaTAACACTACAAGAAACtagcaaaattaaataaaaagtgagaaaCTTGTAGTAaactaaaatcaataaaatgacAAAGCAACATGGTTTATAGTCTAACTAAAATATACAAAGCATATGCTATGAAATGAAATATCTAAATTAATTGAGGAGTGAGGATGTCCTTAAATCAAATTGTCACTCAAATCTAAATATTTTAGAGacttcaattttatcaataaaggtctaatctaattaattaagtttACAAGACACAAAACTCATATGACAACAATTACTTCCCCTTTAGGATAGAGGTCGATATTAACTTCTTGATTTGGATTTTAGTCAATTCTCTAAGGTTGTGTTTGGAacttctaatgttttatttctaaagataGAAATTCATAGAAACTCTGATATAAATAGTAAAACTTTACCATAAAAAagtaatgatatttaaaaattgttttaaaaaacatgaatattagaaaatttttattatcttaaattttttaaaatttcaataacaGTATTTAAGGACATGAAATGTCATATTATATTCACTTAATGTTCAATTTTATGATTTCAATTACTTGTCTCAACCATGAAATGTcatattcaatatataaattacAATAATTTGACATAATAGATGAATTAtggagagaaaatagaaattgaaaatgtgCAATAGATGATTGAAAGTTATTTGATGATAAAGATTCTTAGCAAACGTAAATTGTCAAGATAGGAATATAAATTCTTTTTGGAGGTACAAAGAAAGTAAATTTTTAGATTTCAATCTAAtgtggttttttatttattaattgcaagaatttcaaaaataaatgaatagtaaattataattatttaaattttatagaaaCAAGAAATACCTTAAGATAAACATGACAAtctagaataaaattttgatagaatagCTTAAAACAAAGTATACCATGAGAATAAAAATTGGAAAGTATTTAATAACTAAAActagtaaaatattaaaaaaaaaaaaaaaaaaaaggtgacatAACAAAGTACGTAATATATCAATTCAAccataatataaatattcaacTTAGTGCATACTCAAATTATTATCCCCaagaacaaaataaattgaaaaaatgagAGCATGTCAAAATCTTACAATAGAAATGAAagcattcaaaaaataattaatataataatgtaTGAAAAtgatactattattattatttaaaataataaataataaatcattgatcaactaatttaaaaaaaaaaaaaaagaggttaaggattaaaaaaaatcatattcctATAAGTACAATTCTTTTATTAGTTACAATTCTATATTGTTAAATAATATAGATACTTCATAAGCATAAAGTGTAAAACTATATACTTTTTCTcagataattataataataataataaataaataaataaactaaatttccttctaagaaatttaaaattcaaaataatgttttatcAGTAGGTATAAATTTATTTCCACTATGAGAATAAAATATAGTGATTATTTGATATTGTATGCTAATACATATTCAATAAGAACTTATATACACAATCATcaactatatatatttaactaCACATTTACATACAAACAAAGAAATAACAATTTTTCTATTAAGAGAAGAACTTACCATGTAATTCATTTTGACCCAAATTGAgaaattctatctttttccaatTCTTCCTCAACAGTTGAGAGATACTCCCTTCGAGATGGTTCCCAGATAAATCTAAGTGCTGCAAATTGGGTAGCTCACCAAGACCAAGTGGAATCCTCCCATGTAATTGATTGTAGCTTATATCAATGGATCCAAGGCTACTAACATTTAGAAGCCATTCTAGAAACATGGAAATGAATTGGTTGGAGTTGATGCTTATAACAAGAAGTGAAGTAAAATTAACAAAGCTTGGAGATGGAATTGAGTTAGAGAGGCCACAACCATCTAGATGCAACTCTATTAAAATTGGAAGTTTGTTTAGCACCTCGACCCATTGACTTCCTACTGATGAAAGGTTAACATAATCCATACCAAGATACTTCAAGGAAACAAGACTAGCCATCCATTCAATATTGCCAATAgataaatcattaaaatattcaaaatcatAATAACTAGGATATTTAGAAGAAAGATCGAGATACTGCAAATTAGAaagatttccaaaatttgaaggaattgtACCACTAAACTCAGCACCTGATAAGTTTAGATatagtaaaattttcaaagaccCGAATAATTGAGGAATTGGCATGCCTTTGAATGAGTTGAAACTCAAATCTAGATATTTCAGAGACTTGAGTTTTGTCAATGATGGTCTAATTTCTCCACTTAAGTTCATAGAGCTCTAGTTCTCATATACATTCTCACGAGGATAAGGGTTATGAAGATCAATGGAAATGACAATTCCTATGTCTTTTTCACAAGTGATTCCTTGCCAGTAGCAATAATTGCTTCCTTTCCATGATGAAAGTCGGTTGTTGGGATCTTTGAGACCACTTTTGAAGTCAATAAGAGCCTCTTGTTCAGATTGAATGTTGTTGTTGATATGGGTATAACCATTACATGCAAGTTCCATTGTTATGAAATAGAGAATGGCTAAAATGAAACCAAGAATTGAAATTCTCTCCATGTAAATATTCTAAGTTCTAGTAGCGAGCACctgtaaaaattgaatttcaatatGTAGTCAGCATTttcttgaattgaattaaaattttattttttgacatcaaaatgaaaaacttataaaatttaaaagacaGTTGCATCAACATGATGAACTTATTTTAAATGACAAATTTAAAAAACGTTACCAgtctaatataattttaaaagatctACTAATAGCACATGTAAATATATACTAAGAAAAACAATTGTAATCATCTCATAGATATTCAACCTTACTTTGATTGGCAAGAACTGAAATCACCTACAAGAGAGTTAGAAGGATTAGATAGAAAAGCACATTAAAAGTAGTTTATCAATATTAGTCGAGTTCAACCTTACCTGAAacttctttcttgttttccttgttttttcaattcaacaaaaatatatagaagaTGGTTTAAAGTGATGACAATGATAGTCTCACTTTCTTGTTTTCCTTGGTTTTCAATCATATTAAATTCTAACTGAGTGGAAAATGACTTTGGTTTTAAaaggtataataataataaaattgggTGTTGTCCCATTACGCATAACCCATAGAAAAAGATATAATAATACAAACCTTAATTACAACAACATTGAAGTGTAATATATTTTGAAACATTCAAGTCCACACAAGATAATAGATAAGATGATAATAACCTTACAACTATATTGAAGGGTGATATCTTTCCAAACATTTAAGATATTACAACATTCAAGTCCATGAAAAATGTTGTCCACACAAGATGATTATAGATAAGTttaaatgataatgataatgaaaataataataataataataataataataataataataaccatacATCCGTATTGAAGGTGATATCTTTTGAAACATTCAAGTCCACATAAGATAGTAATAGATAAGATGATAATAGCCTTACAATCATATTGAAGGGTGATATCTTTTGAAACATTCAAGATCTTACAATCCTCAAGTCAATGAAAAATGTTGTCACACAAGATGATAATAGataagtttaaataataataataataataataataataaaaaccttaCAACCATATTAGAGGgtgatattttttgaaacacTCAAGTCCACGTAAGATGATAATAACTTTACAACCATATtaaaggatgatatccttcaaaaCATTCAAGACCTTACAACCACATTGAAATATTTTAGACCTTACAACATTCAAGTCTATGAAAAATGTTGTCCACACAAAATGGTAACGGATAAGTTTAATATtctcaaattattataaatcaagCAAGTTTAGCTTGGccaataatattataaacttaaaaattaattacctaCAATTATACATTagttaaagttattttgaatCCAAATATGTCAAGTAGCACCATTATTATAATTGcatctaatttattttcttatacacACATAATAGATTAAACACTATATTTGTCTTGCAACTTAAGTAATCtctttttactttaaaggaaaattgtgttagaaaataataagatcCAAACCACAAATTAATTCCTTAAGTCCCAACTAATGAGAAACATACACGTGATATAATCTTATGATAATAGATTAGTTCcttccaattattttttagtatataaATATCTGATTACATAATTTGCCTAGATTTAATCATGGACAATGAATAccatttaaaatcaaatcataataaTCCATTCCTTCAGACCCCACAACTAGCTCCCCTCCACTTCTTCCAAAGTCTTCACAAAAGATTCCCACTTCCACTTGggaattttttgttaaatttttaattctataatgCTTTCTCATTGAAAAATTAGggtctttttaatttttaattctataacCCATAAAAActtaacaaataaatacaattttatagatttattaaaatattaatatatatattttttatgttcacTAAAACATTATCATCgttttaacaaaaaaacataatttgtatttttattatatatgaaatttatcattacattatttattgaaacaattatcatcttttattttgtatttatttcttataatttagttttttttaaaaaaaagtaaaaaaaaaattggtgtgtgaatttttaaaatattataatttatagataaaatttttcaaatattaatattcatttttaatgaaaaaatatagttCAAatgtttatctaaaaattaacaatttcacaaacttttaataaaagatttaaaaaacaaGTCCACAGGATTTGTTTTATAGTTTTATCTATTATCTGATATTATCCTTAGAagaatgaatttatattaaaaaatattagttgaTAAGATGACAACAAATCAATTTactacataaaataaattaataaaaccaCTAGGATATTTTAAACACTAgtgatttgttttttcaaaattatttttgaaaaattatccaaaagtctatttttttttttaaataaccaaaatgTTAAGGTTCAATCATATtttcttaaagttattttttgaaattaattttctatataGAAAAAAGgtcttctattatttttttaagtaatcatttttcacttcaaaggaaaataatattagaaaataatatgatCCAACCCACAAACTTAATTCCTTTAAGTTCCAACTAATGAGAAACATACACAAGCAATAACCTTATTATGATAGATtagtttcttccattttttttatttttattattattatacaaatatttaataacttaatttgcCCAGATCTAATCATGGATAATGATTAACCATCtaaaatcaaatcataataatctatttttttctGATCATAATCTACAATAAAGAatgtttattttgaataaagTGTAGACCACGTTGTAAAAGTCTGTCAAGTCAAATAGTCATATCTATAATAAATaaccattttaaaatcatattagaATAGTTTGTATTCTTTTATGACCCATCAATTTTGTATGAAGTATAGACTACATTGTTTGATTATGATTGATAATAATGAAACTTTATTCTCTATGTAGTATTGATCATATTATCAAGTCAAAAAAGATAAATCGTACTCAAGTAAagcattaaataaaataaaaattcaaatgacCCAAAAGTTGCCTAGAAAATGGGCCGAAATAGGGGCCAGAAAACTGTCCCtctaagaggaaaaaaaaacatcataaaaaTTATGGGGAGGCCCAAAATTGGCCCAGAAGTTGGGTCCAGGGATCTGACCCATAAGAGGGCCAAAAAGGCTAGTTGGTA from Vitis vinifera cultivar Pinot Noir 40024 chromosome 9, ASM3070453v1 includes these protein-coding regions:
- the LOC100246813 gene encoding LRR receptor-like serine/threonine-protein kinase FLS2, producing the protein MNLSGEIRPSLTKLKSLKYLDLSFNSFKGMPIPQLFGSLKILLYLNLSGAEFSGTIPSNFGNLSNLQYLDLSSKYPSYYDFEYFNDLSIGNIEWMASLVSLKYLGMDYVNLSSVGSQWVEVLNKLPILIELHLDGCGLSNSIPSPSFVNFTSLLVISINSNQFISMFLEWLLNVSSLGSIDISYNQLHGRIPLGLGELPNLQHLDLSGNHLEGSISQLLRKNWKKIEFLNLGQNELHGPIPSFFGNFCNLKYLDLGDNYLNRSLLEIIKGIETYSSKSPLPNLTELYLYENQLMGKLPNWLGELKNLRGLDLSNNKLAGPIPASLGTLRHLEYMRLEWNKLNGSLPNSIGRLSQLKQLIIYSNQLSGSLPDSIG